In Brachypodium distachyon strain Bd21 chromosome 2, Brachypodium_distachyon_v3.0, whole genome shotgun sequence, one genomic interval encodes:
- the LOC100836134 gene encoding endoribonuclease Dicer homolog 3a isoform X1, giving the protein MDEAEAEAAGGGGGKAAAAATVMGAVDSALPESAPGVFDVNMNPLKRSLEPFVEDDQADRQKRQNTECQDFTPRRVDAEQNNLASAISRSKMSMVEADLNRDSRDLLPDLSSVKDRNGCNVGTSGVNVDSSISFIFEYCDKLPKDKYHTTRPSFEFTHHDDGFVCTLTLPSSDVLPPLVGPKARSKQKAKQLVCLDARKQLDLLGVPGDSLCPSVEDPPLEIVNKASVLTSNAGVGTTKRKELHGTTRVCALSGTWASKRTVIKLQGYKLNFSCDQVGQKYSDFVLLIDTTIENEAANLDINLYLHDKMVKASVSPCGLLELDVQQMEKAKLFQALIFNGLFGKLFTGSKSSNSPREFILNKDDSLIWNNANMYLLLPMDPTLESHDSFCINWRLIDEAATAVGLMRKVHSDDKMNLLAILDIDQNDGDLIHLANTSCEAHVLRNVAVLAVHTGKIYTSLHVTDLSSNSTFDGVSDKKETGFKTFKEYFEKKYGIVLRHPSQPLLVLKPSHNPHNLLSSKIRDEGNGENKNNGTTDVIKVNNRVHMPPELLIPLNLPEDILRAFYLFPSLMYRMETLMLASQLRSEVAYDSNISSFLILEAITTLRCSEDFSMERLELLGDSVLKYAVSCHLFLKFPNKHEGQLSSSRTDIISNAALYRLGIEHKIQGYIRDAAFDPRRWLAPGQLTNRPFHCKCPVDSEVVTKDIHVIDDKPTIKIGQACDKGHRWMCSKTISDCVEAIIGAYYVGGGLRAAVAFLRWLGVDAEIEEELIMQTILSASMQTYLPKIDLTEALGAKLGYAFSVKGLLLEALTHPSHQESEERYSYQRLEFLGDAALDILLTWHLFNSHKDTDEGELTDLRSASVNNENFAKVAVKHKFHHFLQHSSEILLDQITEYANSLENSSMDEINLSSDAPLRGPKVLGDIVESIAGAILIDTKLDLDVVWGVFKPLLSPIVTPENLELPPFRELLEWCNRNGYFLGIKCTDGEKLQAILDVQLKDMLVVRRGFGKNKKDAKAHAASMLLKDLEEKGLIISKNAIRMEQFEKQWGSANHCHNMFDAVDTQVLTPARGKEPLDKPVHLAVKTSKGGPRIALYELCKKLQWPAPKFVSVKTQPSAAGGSSMKATTQEFSFASNITLHVPNSDVISLRGDGFADKKSSQDSAALLMLHELQRQGRLQVQEVGP; this is encoded by the exons ATggacgaggcggaggcggaagcggcgggcggagggggaggcaaggcggctgcggctgcgacGGTGATGGGCGCCGTCGATTCTGCGCTGCCGGAGTCTGCCCCCGGCGTCTTCGATG TTAATATGAATCCCCTGAAGAGGTCCCTGGAGCCATTTGTTGAAGATGATCAAGCAGACAGGCAGAAACGGCAGAATACAGAATGTCAGGACTTCACTCCGAGAAG GGTGGATGCAGAACAAAATAATTTGGCATCTGCCATTTCGAGAAGCAAGATGTCAATGGTTGAGGCTGATTTGAACAGAGATTCCAGGGATCTACTCCCGGATCTGTCTTCTGTTAAAGACAGAAATGGATGCAATGTAGGCACATCAGGAGTAAATGTTGATTCTAGCATCAGTTTTATCTTTGAGTACTGTGACAAGCTTCCAAAGGACAA GTATCACACCACAAGACCTTCATTTGAGTTTACCCATCACGATGATGGTTTTGTGTGTACATTAACACTACCATCTAGTGATGTGCTACCGCCTTTGGTGGGTCCAAAAGCAAGAAGCAAGCAGAAAGCAAAACAACTTGTTTGTCTTGATGCGCGTAAGCAGCTGGATCTGCTAGGAGTGCCTGGTGACTCCCTTTGTCCATCTGTTGAAGACCCACCGCTGGAAATTGTGAACAAAGCAAGTGTTCTCACATCTAATGCTGGTGTTG GTACAACCAAACGGAAGGAGCTACATGGTACAACCAGAGTCTGTGCCTTGTCTGGTACCTGGGCATCCAAGAGAACTGTTATTAAGCTTCAAGGCTACAAGTTGAATTTTTCTTGTGATCAAGTTGGTCAGAAATACTCTGATTTTGTTCTGTTAATTGATACAACTATAGAAAATGAAGCTGCTAATTTGGATATTAATCTATACCTGCATGACAAGATGGTAAAAGCTTCAGTCTCTCCATGTGGCCTTCTTGAGTTAGATGTTCAACAG ATGGAAAAGGCAAAGCTATTTCAAGCACTTATCTTTAACGGTTTGTTTGGAAAGTTGTTCACTGGATCAAAATCATCTAACTCTCCGAGGGAGTTTATTCTCAACAAAGACGACTCACTGATCTGGAATAATGCAAATATGTATTTGCTTTTACCTATGGATCCTACTCTAGAGTCTCATGACAGTTTTTGCATTAACTGGAGATTGATCGATGAAGCTGCTACAGCTGTTGGACTAATGAGAAAGGTTCATTCTGATGACAAAATGAACTTACTTGCAATACTTGATATCGACCAAAATGATGGAGATCTAATTCATCTTGCTAACACATCATGTGAGGCCCATGTCCTTCGAAATGTGGCAGTGCTGGCTGTTCACACGGGGAAGATATATACTTCTCTTCATGTTACTGATTTATCTTCTAATAGCACATTTGATGGTGTATCGGATAAGAAAGAAACAGGGTTCAAGACATTTAAAGaatattttgaaaagaa GTATGGCATAGTTCTTCGTCATCCTTCACAGCCATTACTAGTGCTGAAACCCAGTCATAATCCTCACAACCTTCTTTCCTCAAAGATCCGAGATGAAG GTAATGGTGAGAACAAAAATAATGGCACAACAGATGTAATTAAGGTGAACAACCGTGTTCACATGCCCCCGGAGTTGCTAATTCCCCTTAATTTACCTGAGGACATTCTGAGAGCATTTTATTTATTCCCATCTTTGATGTATCGTATGGAGACACTAATGCTAGCTAGTCAGCTAAGAAGTGAAGTTGCATACGATTCTAATATATCGAGCTTTCTG ATTCTGGAAGCTATTACAACACTGCGATGCTCTGAGGACTTTTCTATGGAGCGTCTAGAATTATTGGGGGATTCTGTGCTGAAGTATGCCGTGAGTTGTCATCTTTTCCTGAAATTTCCGAATAAGCATGAAGGGCAATTATCATCCAGTAGGACTGATATAATATCTAATGCGGCGCTTTATAGGCTTGGAATTGAACACAAAATACAG GGTTACATACGTGATGCTGCATTTGATCCTCGTCGATGGCTTGCACCGGGGCAGCTCACTAATCGTCCTTTTCATTGCAAATGCCCAGTTGATTCTGAGGTTGTAACTAAGGATATTCATGTCATTGATGACAAACCTACTATTAAAATAGGCCAGGCATGTGATAAGGGACATAGATGGATGTGTTCCAAAACAATTTCTGATTGTGTCGAAGCTATTATTGGTGCATATTATGTAGGAGGTGGATTAAGAGCAGCTGTGGCTTTTCTCAGATGGTTGGGGGTTGATGCTGAAATTGAGGAAGAATTGATTATGCAGACCATCTTGAGTGCATCTATGCAGACATATCTTCCAAAAATTGATCTAACTGAAGCTCTTGGGGCTAAACTAGGCTATGCATTTTCGGTGAAAGGTCTTCTGTTAGAGGCTCTTACCCACCCATCACATCAGGAATCAGAAGAAAGATACTCCTACCAG CGTCTAGAGTTCCTTGGCGATGCTGCCTTGGATATTCTCTTAACATGGCATCTTTTCAATAGTCATAAAGACACCGATGAGGGGGAGTTGACAGATTTAAGGTCTGCATCAGTAAACAATGAAAACTTTGCAAAAGTTGCAGTAAAGCACAAATTCCACCACTTTCTCCAGCATTCTTCAGAGATTTTACTGGACCAAATTACTGAATACGCAAATAGTCTGGAAAATTCATCCATGGATGAAATTAACCTTTCATCGGATGCTCCATTAAGGGGGCCTAAA GTTCTAGGTGATATTGTAGAAAGCATTGCGGGTGCAATTCTTATAGATACCAAACTTGATTTGGATGTAGTTTGGGGTGTTTTTAAACCTCTTCTTTCCCCTATCGTCACACCTGAGAACCTGGAGTTGCCTCCATTCAGAGAGCTTCTTGAATGGTGCAACAGAAATGGGTACTTTCTAGGAATTAAGTGTACAGATGGAGAAAAACTACAGGCTATTCTGGATGTACAACTCAAGGACATGCTCGTTGTCAGGCGAGGTTTTggcaagaacaaaaaagatgCTAAAGCACACGCAGCTTCCATGTTACTGAAGGACCTTGAg gAAAAAGGTCTTATAATATCAAAGAATGCCATCAGAATGGAACAATTTGAGAAGCAATGGGGTAGTGCAAATCATTGCCACAACATGTTTGATGCAGTGGATACACAGGTTCTAACACCAGCCAGGGGAAAGGAACCACTTGATAAACCAG TGCACTTGGCAGTGAAAACGAGTAAAGGAGGACCTCGCATAGCACTGTATGAGTTGTGTAAAAAGTTACAATGGCCAGCGCCTAAGTTCGTTTCTGTGAAAACACAACCAAG CGCCGCCGGTGGTTCGTCGATGAAAGCTACAACCCAAGAGTTCTCCTTCGCTTCAAACATAACATTGCATGTGCCAAATAGTGATGTGATCAGCCTCAGAGGAGACGGGTTCGCGGATAAAAAGAGCTCACAGGACTCTGCTGCACTGCTCATGCTCCACGAGCTTCAGCGGCAAGGTAGATTGCAAGTCCAGGAGGTAGGTCCGTAG
- the LOC100836134 gene encoding endoribonuclease Dicer homolog 3a isoform X2 — MDEAEAEAAGGGGGKAAAAATVMGAVDSALPESAPGVFDVNMNPLKRSLEPFVEDDQADRQKRQNTECQDFTPRRVDAEQNNLASAISRSKMSMVEADLNRDSRDLLPDLSSVKDRNGCNVGTSGVNVDSSISFIFEYCDKLPKDKYHTTRPSFEFTHHDDGFVCTLTLPSSDVLPPLVGPKARSKQKAKQLVCLDARKQLDLLGVPGDSLCPSVEDPPLEIVNKASVLTSNAGVGTTKRKELHGTTRVCALSGTWASKRTVIKLQGYKLNFSCDQVGQKYSDFVLLIDTTIENEAANLDINLYLHDKMVKASVSPCGLLELDVQQMEKAKLFQALIFNGLFGKLFTGSKSSNSPREFILNKDDSLIWNNANMYLLLPMDPTLESHDSFCINWRLIDEAATAVGLMRKVHSDDKMNLLAILDIDQNDGDLIHLANTSCEAHVLRNVAVLAVHTGKIYTSLHVTDLSSNSTFDGVSDKKETGFKTFKEYFEKKYGIVLRHPSQPLLVLKPSHNPHNLLSSKIRDEGNGENKNNGTTDVIKVNNRVHMPPELLIPLNLPEDILRAFYLFPSLMYRMETLMLASQLRSEVAYDSNISSFLILEAITTLRCSEDFSMERLELLGDSVLKYAVSCHLFLKFPNKHEGQLSSSRTDIISNAALYRLGIEHKIQGYIRDAAFDPRRWLAPGQLTNRPFHCKCPVDSEVVTKDIHVIDDKPTIKIGQACDKGHRWMCSKTISDCVEAIIGAYYVGGGLRAAVAFLRWLGVDAEIEEELIMQTILSASMQTYLPKIDLTEALGAKLGYAFSVKGLLLEALTHPSHQESEERYSYQRLEFLGDAALDILLTWHLFNSHKDTDEGELTDLRSASVNNENFAKVAVKHKFHHFLQHSSEILLDQITEYANSLENSSMDEINLSSDAPLRGPKVLGDIVESIAGAILIDTKLDLDVVWGVFKPLLSPIVTPENLELPPFRELLEWCNRNGYFLGIKCTDGEKLQAILDVQLKDMLVVRRGFGKNKKDAKAHAASMLLKDLEEKGLIISKNAIRMEQFEKQWGSANHCHNMFDAVDTQVLTPARGKEPLDKPVKTSKGGPRIALYELCKKLQWPAPKFVSVKTQPSAAGGSSMKATTQEFSFASNITLHVPNSDVISLRGDGFADKKSSQDSAALLMLHELQRQGRLQVQEVGP; from the exons ATggacgaggcggaggcggaagcggcgggcggagggggaggcaaggcggctgcggctgcgacGGTGATGGGCGCCGTCGATTCTGCGCTGCCGGAGTCTGCCCCCGGCGTCTTCGATG TTAATATGAATCCCCTGAAGAGGTCCCTGGAGCCATTTGTTGAAGATGATCAAGCAGACAGGCAGAAACGGCAGAATACAGAATGTCAGGACTTCACTCCGAGAAG GGTGGATGCAGAACAAAATAATTTGGCATCTGCCATTTCGAGAAGCAAGATGTCAATGGTTGAGGCTGATTTGAACAGAGATTCCAGGGATCTACTCCCGGATCTGTCTTCTGTTAAAGACAGAAATGGATGCAATGTAGGCACATCAGGAGTAAATGTTGATTCTAGCATCAGTTTTATCTTTGAGTACTGTGACAAGCTTCCAAAGGACAA GTATCACACCACAAGACCTTCATTTGAGTTTACCCATCACGATGATGGTTTTGTGTGTACATTAACACTACCATCTAGTGATGTGCTACCGCCTTTGGTGGGTCCAAAAGCAAGAAGCAAGCAGAAAGCAAAACAACTTGTTTGTCTTGATGCGCGTAAGCAGCTGGATCTGCTAGGAGTGCCTGGTGACTCCCTTTGTCCATCTGTTGAAGACCCACCGCTGGAAATTGTGAACAAAGCAAGTGTTCTCACATCTAATGCTGGTGTTG GTACAACCAAACGGAAGGAGCTACATGGTACAACCAGAGTCTGTGCCTTGTCTGGTACCTGGGCATCCAAGAGAACTGTTATTAAGCTTCAAGGCTACAAGTTGAATTTTTCTTGTGATCAAGTTGGTCAGAAATACTCTGATTTTGTTCTGTTAATTGATACAACTATAGAAAATGAAGCTGCTAATTTGGATATTAATCTATACCTGCATGACAAGATGGTAAAAGCTTCAGTCTCTCCATGTGGCCTTCTTGAGTTAGATGTTCAACAG ATGGAAAAGGCAAAGCTATTTCAAGCACTTATCTTTAACGGTTTGTTTGGAAAGTTGTTCACTGGATCAAAATCATCTAACTCTCCGAGGGAGTTTATTCTCAACAAAGACGACTCACTGATCTGGAATAATGCAAATATGTATTTGCTTTTACCTATGGATCCTACTCTAGAGTCTCATGACAGTTTTTGCATTAACTGGAGATTGATCGATGAAGCTGCTACAGCTGTTGGACTAATGAGAAAGGTTCATTCTGATGACAAAATGAACTTACTTGCAATACTTGATATCGACCAAAATGATGGAGATCTAATTCATCTTGCTAACACATCATGTGAGGCCCATGTCCTTCGAAATGTGGCAGTGCTGGCTGTTCACACGGGGAAGATATATACTTCTCTTCATGTTACTGATTTATCTTCTAATAGCACATTTGATGGTGTATCGGATAAGAAAGAAACAGGGTTCAAGACATTTAAAGaatattttgaaaagaa GTATGGCATAGTTCTTCGTCATCCTTCACAGCCATTACTAGTGCTGAAACCCAGTCATAATCCTCACAACCTTCTTTCCTCAAAGATCCGAGATGAAG GTAATGGTGAGAACAAAAATAATGGCACAACAGATGTAATTAAGGTGAACAACCGTGTTCACATGCCCCCGGAGTTGCTAATTCCCCTTAATTTACCTGAGGACATTCTGAGAGCATTTTATTTATTCCCATCTTTGATGTATCGTATGGAGACACTAATGCTAGCTAGTCAGCTAAGAAGTGAAGTTGCATACGATTCTAATATATCGAGCTTTCTG ATTCTGGAAGCTATTACAACACTGCGATGCTCTGAGGACTTTTCTATGGAGCGTCTAGAATTATTGGGGGATTCTGTGCTGAAGTATGCCGTGAGTTGTCATCTTTTCCTGAAATTTCCGAATAAGCATGAAGGGCAATTATCATCCAGTAGGACTGATATAATATCTAATGCGGCGCTTTATAGGCTTGGAATTGAACACAAAATACAG GGTTACATACGTGATGCTGCATTTGATCCTCGTCGATGGCTTGCACCGGGGCAGCTCACTAATCGTCCTTTTCATTGCAAATGCCCAGTTGATTCTGAGGTTGTAACTAAGGATATTCATGTCATTGATGACAAACCTACTATTAAAATAGGCCAGGCATGTGATAAGGGACATAGATGGATGTGTTCCAAAACAATTTCTGATTGTGTCGAAGCTATTATTGGTGCATATTATGTAGGAGGTGGATTAAGAGCAGCTGTGGCTTTTCTCAGATGGTTGGGGGTTGATGCTGAAATTGAGGAAGAATTGATTATGCAGACCATCTTGAGTGCATCTATGCAGACATATCTTCCAAAAATTGATCTAACTGAAGCTCTTGGGGCTAAACTAGGCTATGCATTTTCGGTGAAAGGTCTTCTGTTAGAGGCTCTTACCCACCCATCACATCAGGAATCAGAAGAAAGATACTCCTACCAG CGTCTAGAGTTCCTTGGCGATGCTGCCTTGGATATTCTCTTAACATGGCATCTTTTCAATAGTCATAAAGACACCGATGAGGGGGAGTTGACAGATTTAAGGTCTGCATCAGTAAACAATGAAAACTTTGCAAAAGTTGCAGTAAAGCACAAATTCCACCACTTTCTCCAGCATTCTTCAGAGATTTTACTGGACCAAATTACTGAATACGCAAATAGTCTGGAAAATTCATCCATGGATGAAATTAACCTTTCATCGGATGCTCCATTAAGGGGGCCTAAA GTTCTAGGTGATATTGTAGAAAGCATTGCGGGTGCAATTCTTATAGATACCAAACTTGATTTGGATGTAGTTTGGGGTGTTTTTAAACCTCTTCTTTCCCCTATCGTCACACCTGAGAACCTGGAGTTGCCTCCATTCAGAGAGCTTCTTGAATGGTGCAACAGAAATGGGTACTTTCTAGGAATTAAGTGTACAGATGGAGAAAAACTACAGGCTATTCTGGATGTACAACTCAAGGACATGCTCGTTGTCAGGCGAGGTTTTggcaagaacaaaaaagatgCTAAAGCACACGCAGCTTCCATGTTACTGAAGGACCTTGAg gAAAAAGGTCTTATAATATCAAAGAATGCCATCAGAATGGAACAATTTGAGAAGCAATGGGGTAGTGCAAATCATTGCCACAACATGTTTGATGCAGTGGATACACAGGTTCTAACACCAGCCAGGGGAAAGGAACCACTTGATAAACCAG TGAAAACGAGTAAAGGAGGACCTCGCATAGCACTGTATGAGTTGTGTAAAAAGTTACAATGGCCAGCGCCTAAGTTCGTTTCTGTGAAAACACAACCAAG CGCCGCCGGTGGTTCGTCGATGAAAGCTACAACCCAAGAGTTCTCCTTCGCTTCAAACATAACATTGCATGTGCCAAATAGTGATGTGATCAGCCTCAGAGGAGACGGGTTCGCGGATAAAAAGAGCTCACAGGACTCTGCTGCACTGCTCATGCTCCACGAGCTTCAGCGGCAAGGTAGATTGCAAGTCCAGGAGGTAGGTCCGTAG
- the LOC100836134 gene encoding endoribonuclease Dicer homolog 3a isoform X3, with protein sequence MDEAEAEAAGGGGGKAAAAATVMGAVDSALPESAPGVFDVNMNPLKRSLEPFVEDDQADRQKRQNTECQDFTPRRVDAEQNNLASAISRSKMSMVEADLNRDSRDLLPDLSSVKDRNGCNVGTSGVNVDSSISFIFEYCDKLPKDKYHTTRPSFEFTHHDDGFVCTLTLPSSDVLPPLVGPKARSKQKAKQLVCLDARKQLDLLGVPGDSLCPSVEDPPLEIVNKASVLTSNAGVGTTKRKELHGTTRVCALSGTWASKRTVIKLQGYKLNFSCDQMVKASVSPCGLLELDVQQMEKAKLFQALIFNGLFGKLFTGSKSSNSPREFILNKDDSLIWNNANMYLLLPMDPTLESHDSFCINWRLIDEAATAVGLMRKVHSDDKMNLLAILDIDQNDGDLIHLANTSCEAHVLRNVAVLAVHTGKIYTSLHVTDLSSNSTFDGVSDKKETGFKTFKEYFEKKYGIVLRHPSQPLLVLKPSHNPHNLLSSKIRDEGNGENKNNGTTDVIKVNNRVHMPPELLIPLNLPEDILRAFYLFPSLMYRMETLMLASQLRSEVAYDSNISSFLILEAITTLRCSEDFSMERLELLGDSVLKYAVSCHLFLKFPNKHEGQLSSSRTDIISNAALYRLGIEHKIQGYIRDAAFDPRRWLAPGQLTNRPFHCKCPVDSEVVTKDIHVIDDKPTIKIGQACDKGHRWMCSKTISDCVEAIIGAYYVGGGLRAAVAFLRWLGVDAEIEEELIMQTILSASMQTYLPKIDLTEALGAKLGYAFSVKGLLLEALTHPSHQESEERYSYQRLEFLGDAALDILLTWHLFNSHKDTDEGELTDLRSASVNNENFAKVAVKHKFHHFLQHSSEILLDQITEYANSLENSSMDEINLSSDAPLRGPKVLGDIVESIAGAILIDTKLDLDVVWGVFKPLLSPIVTPENLELPPFRELLEWCNRNGYFLGIKCTDGEKLQAILDVQLKDMLVVRRGFGKNKKDAKAHAASMLLKDLEEKGLIISKNAIRMEQFEKQWGSANHCHNMFDAVDTQVLTPARGKEPLDKPVHLAVKTSKGGPRIALYELCKKLQWPAPKFVSVKTQPSAAGGSSMKATTQEFSFASNITLHVPNSDVISLRGDGFADKKSSQDSAALLMLHELQRQGRLQVQEVGP encoded by the exons ATggacgaggcggaggcggaagcggcgggcggagggggaggcaaggcggctgcggctgcgacGGTGATGGGCGCCGTCGATTCTGCGCTGCCGGAGTCTGCCCCCGGCGTCTTCGATG TTAATATGAATCCCCTGAAGAGGTCCCTGGAGCCATTTGTTGAAGATGATCAAGCAGACAGGCAGAAACGGCAGAATACAGAATGTCAGGACTTCACTCCGAGAAG GGTGGATGCAGAACAAAATAATTTGGCATCTGCCATTTCGAGAAGCAAGATGTCAATGGTTGAGGCTGATTTGAACAGAGATTCCAGGGATCTACTCCCGGATCTGTCTTCTGTTAAAGACAGAAATGGATGCAATGTAGGCACATCAGGAGTAAATGTTGATTCTAGCATCAGTTTTATCTTTGAGTACTGTGACAAGCTTCCAAAGGACAA GTATCACACCACAAGACCTTCATTTGAGTTTACCCATCACGATGATGGTTTTGTGTGTACATTAACACTACCATCTAGTGATGTGCTACCGCCTTTGGTGGGTCCAAAAGCAAGAAGCAAGCAGAAAGCAAAACAACTTGTTTGTCTTGATGCGCGTAAGCAGCTGGATCTGCTAGGAGTGCCTGGTGACTCCCTTTGTCCATCTGTTGAAGACCCACCGCTGGAAATTGTGAACAAAGCAAGTGTTCTCACATCTAATGCTGGTGTTG GTACAACCAAACGGAAGGAGCTACATGGTACAACCAGAGTCTGTGCCTTGTCTGGTACCTGGGCATCCAAGAGAACTGTTATTAAGCTTCAAGGCTACAAGTTGAATTTTTCTTGTGATCAA ATGGTAAAAGCTTCAGTCTCTCCATGTGGCCTTCTTGAGTTAGATGTTCAACAG ATGGAAAAGGCAAAGCTATTTCAAGCACTTATCTTTAACGGTTTGTTTGGAAAGTTGTTCACTGGATCAAAATCATCTAACTCTCCGAGGGAGTTTATTCTCAACAAAGACGACTCACTGATCTGGAATAATGCAAATATGTATTTGCTTTTACCTATGGATCCTACTCTAGAGTCTCATGACAGTTTTTGCATTAACTGGAGATTGATCGATGAAGCTGCTACAGCTGTTGGACTAATGAGAAAGGTTCATTCTGATGACAAAATGAACTTACTTGCAATACTTGATATCGACCAAAATGATGGAGATCTAATTCATCTTGCTAACACATCATGTGAGGCCCATGTCCTTCGAAATGTGGCAGTGCTGGCTGTTCACACGGGGAAGATATATACTTCTCTTCATGTTACTGATTTATCTTCTAATAGCACATTTGATGGTGTATCGGATAAGAAAGAAACAGGGTTCAAGACATTTAAAGaatattttgaaaagaa GTATGGCATAGTTCTTCGTCATCCTTCACAGCCATTACTAGTGCTGAAACCCAGTCATAATCCTCACAACCTTCTTTCCTCAAAGATCCGAGATGAAG GTAATGGTGAGAACAAAAATAATGGCACAACAGATGTAATTAAGGTGAACAACCGTGTTCACATGCCCCCGGAGTTGCTAATTCCCCTTAATTTACCTGAGGACATTCTGAGAGCATTTTATTTATTCCCATCTTTGATGTATCGTATGGAGACACTAATGCTAGCTAGTCAGCTAAGAAGTGAAGTTGCATACGATTCTAATATATCGAGCTTTCTG ATTCTGGAAGCTATTACAACACTGCGATGCTCTGAGGACTTTTCTATGGAGCGTCTAGAATTATTGGGGGATTCTGTGCTGAAGTATGCCGTGAGTTGTCATCTTTTCCTGAAATTTCCGAATAAGCATGAAGGGCAATTATCATCCAGTAGGACTGATATAATATCTAATGCGGCGCTTTATAGGCTTGGAATTGAACACAAAATACAG GGTTACATACGTGATGCTGCATTTGATCCTCGTCGATGGCTTGCACCGGGGCAGCTCACTAATCGTCCTTTTCATTGCAAATGCCCAGTTGATTCTGAGGTTGTAACTAAGGATATTCATGTCATTGATGACAAACCTACTATTAAAATAGGCCAGGCATGTGATAAGGGACATAGATGGATGTGTTCCAAAACAATTTCTGATTGTGTCGAAGCTATTATTGGTGCATATTATGTAGGAGGTGGATTAAGAGCAGCTGTGGCTTTTCTCAGATGGTTGGGGGTTGATGCTGAAATTGAGGAAGAATTGATTATGCAGACCATCTTGAGTGCATCTATGCAGACATATCTTCCAAAAATTGATCTAACTGAAGCTCTTGGGGCTAAACTAGGCTATGCATTTTCGGTGAAAGGTCTTCTGTTAGAGGCTCTTACCCACCCATCACATCAGGAATCAGAAGAAAGATACTCCTACCAG CGTCTAGAGTTCCTTGGCGATGCTGCCTTGGATATTCTCTTAACATGGCATCTTTTCAATAGTCATAAAGACACCGATGAGGGGGAGTTGACAGATTTAAGGTCTGCATCAGTAAACAATGAAAACTTTGCAAAAGTTGCAGTAAAGCACAAATTCCACCACTTTCTCCAGCATTCTTCAGAGATTTTACTGGACCAAATTACTGAATACGCAAATAGTCTGGAAAATTCATCCATGGATGAAATTAACCTTTCATCGGATGCTCCATTAAGGGGGCCTAAA GTTCTAGGTGATATTGTAGAAAGCATTGCGGGTGCAATTCTTATAGATACCAAACTTGATTTGGATGTAGTTTGGGGTGTTTTTAAACCTCTTCTTTCCCCTATCGTCACACCTGAGAACCTGGAGTTGCCTCCATTCAGAGAGCTTCTTGAATGGTGCAACAGAAATGGGTACTTTCTAGGAATTAAGTGTACAGATGGAGAAAAACTACAGGCTATTCTGGATGTACAACTCAAGGACATGCTCGTTGTCAGGCGAGGTTTTggcaagaacaaaaaagatgCTAAAGCACACGCAGCTTCCATGTTACTGAAGGACCTTGAg gAAAAAGGTCTTATAATATCAAAGAATGCCATCAGAATGGAACAATTTGAGAAGCAATGGGGTAGTGCAAATCATTGCCACAACATGTTTGATGCAGTGGATACACAGGTTCTAACACCAGCCAGGGGAAAGGAACCACTTGATAAACCAG TGCACTTGGCAGTGAAAACGAGTAAAGGAGGACCTCGCATAGCACTGTATGAGTTGTGTAAAAAGTTACAATGGCCAGCGCCTAAGTTCGTTTCTGTGAAAACACAACCAAG CGCCGCCGGTGGTTCGTCGATGAAAGCTACAACCCAAGAGTTCTCCTTCGCTTCAAACATAACATTGCATGTGCCAAATAGTGATGTGATCAGCCTCAGAGGAGACGGGTTCGCGGATAAAAAGAGCTCACAGGACTCTGCTGCACTGCTCATGCTCCACGAGCTTCAGCGGCAAGGTAGATTGCAAGTCCAGGAGGTAGGTCCGTAG